Below is a window of Halomonas sp. Bachu 37 DNA.
ACACGGATGAACAACAGCGCATCCTGAAGGATGCCTGGCCGGCATTATGCCGAAAGGGCACTGTGCCCTACGACGCCTTGGAAACAACCGTCAAGGGGCTGGAGGTTCCACTACCCCAGGGGCACAGGTTCTTCGATAAGGACGGCAACCCGCGCCACCATATCCGTACCCGCTGGTGGGAACTGGAGCGCTTGACCTATAGTGCTCGCGCAACAGGAATTTGAGGGAACGCGCCGTATCGAAAACATCGGCGCCACCTTTCTGAACAATAATCCCACGATGAACTCGCTGGACTTCAGCCAGGCTGTCTGCGAGTGGGGCAAGGGGCCGCGGGTTTGGAGTTATCTGACTCGACATTACCGATTACCCGATCTGGAGCAGGCCCTGGATGACTGGCTGGCAATCGCGGCAGCCACAGACGACGTTGCCAGTGCCATTGCGCCGGGTGTGGCCATCAAGGGGCTGGGTGTCTCCTTTGCCAGCAAACATTTACGAATGCTGGACCCGTATCGGTATGCCGTACTCGATGAAGTGATCAGCGAGGGGCTGGGATTTGCCATGAACCCCACAGGCTATGCGCTCTTTCTTCGCTGCCTCCATGAGTTTCTAGCCAGGCATGGGCTGCCGTATAGCGTGGCAACACTGGAATCGGGGCTCTTTTATCTGGCTCGCCAGCAAGTACGGGCCAGGCATGATCAACCGGCCTAGGACGACGCTGGTACGGACCTTGGGAAAATGATCAGGCAATGCAGGGAGCGATGATTAGCGAACGTAAGGCAGACGAGACAAGAGGGCGCTTTCGAGGCTGCCTACTGGGAGGGGCCGTCGGCGATGCCCTGGGTGCCTCGGTCGAATTTCTGTCGCCCGCGGAGATTCTTGAGCGTTTCGGCTCGGAAGGGATCACCGACTATGCGCCGATCTACGGCGGGCTGGGCAGAATCACTGACGATACTCAGATGACGCTGTTTACTGCCGATGGATTACTGCGAGGCTGGGCGTGGTGCCATTAAGGGCATTACGACGTATCCGGGGGTAACCGCCCATGCCTACCTACGTTGGCTACAAACGCAAGGCGGAGCACCGATTAATGACCTCATGATCGGTCCTAGTCAGCTCGGTTGGGAGCCGAGCTGGTTAATCTAGCAGCGGGTACTTCATGACCGACGTGCTCCTGGAAATACCTGCCTTTCATTGCGGGAGATACCGTCCTTGGGTGCGTGGGCACGCAACAACAGCAAGGCTGTGGTGGGTCACGCGCGTTGCTCCGGTCGGTCTGTTTGGGTGGTATTTTCGACAGAGCCAAGCCTCGGAAGACGTGTTTCGTCTGGGCGCCGAACTGGGGGCATTGACCCATGGCCATCCCACGGGGCAACTGACGGCAGGCGTTTTCGCTGTCCTGGTCCTGAGCATGACTGATGAAGCGAGCCTGGCCGAGGCCTTGGTAGTCCCGAAAGCCTGCCTGCGACAGGAGCCTCATCATGAGGAAACGCTGCGCGCCATTTTGCAGGCAGAGGCCTTGGCGAACACCGGGACGCCGCATGCCGAGGCGATTGCCGGAAATCTGTTGGCGGTCTGGCTGGGGGAGCACAGCATACCGGCGAAATGGATGAAGCCATTGGAGCTACGCGACGTCATAGCCGAGATGGCTGAGGATCTGCTGACCTTTCCCGCCTGGGATATCGACGATGCCGTCAGCAATGAAGCGGAGTATGAGCTCATCTGGCGAAAGTATCCGGGGTTTGATCTCCAACAAGCGCCGGAGCTGATGATTGGTTTTCGAAGCGATTGAGATACGTTACCTGGCTGTGTGGATGCATGGAGTAATAGTTCGTAAGCTAGACCGTTACTCTTTGGAACCGCACAGCCGTGCGGTCCCGAAGAGTAATGGGTCATGCTATGAACCACTGCCGGAGGATGATCCATGGCTCAGATTCTTCACAAACGCGCCACGACCACGCACGCCATCCGAAAAGAAATACAGCGATCGACGGATTCGGTCGCGACACTGAGCCGACGCTACGGCATTAACCCCAAGACCGTACGCAAGTGACACAACCGGGACAACGTCGAGGTTACCCGCATGGGTTCAGGGTACCGCGCTCCCCGTCGCTGACGCCACTGGAGGTAGCGGTTGGCCATCGCCTCTACTAGCGACACGGCATCAGTCAGTTACCCAAGGCTGGCGACCAGAAACGCGAGAAAAAACTATTTAAGCGTTACCCGATCGGCTACCTGCATCGATATCAGCGAAATCCGAACCGGTGCAAGGCCTGCCTGCTCATCGCCGTGGATCGAACCTCCAAGTTCTTCCATGCATAGTTATACCGGAAGATGACGAGGCAGATCGCCGCCGATTTCCTTGAGGATACGCTGAGAGTCCTGCCTTACCGTGCCCACGGCCAACGGTGTGCAGTTTGCGAAGAAGGCCGGGACAGAAGCCTATAAGCAGCATATCTTCTATATGGTCTGCTACCGGCACAGGATCGATCACCGGCTGACCAGTCCCTTCCATCTCCGACCAACGGGCAGTAGAGCGGATGAGGCGTACGATCGAGGAGGCGACGACCCCGCACATTCCATTACATCCGACTTTAGGCCAATCAAGCCTCTTGAAGCTTTTTGCAGGCTACCTGATTCAGTTCAACGAATTCGTTCCACGTCATGATGAGCCGGTAGTTCTTTTTGTATTGTCGATCAACCCGGCAGATGTCTGGCCGCTCGGCATAGATCTGGCATTGCTTCAGCACTTCGTCGAAATGCACACAGGCGCCGTCTCCACGATCCATACCGGCTGTTTCAGGGAGCAGGTGGACACGCTTGCAGCATTCCCCACATTGACTGCAGGGAAAGCTCTTAGGCATCTCAGGCATACGTTTTCACAGCTGCCAGACTCTCAACGAGAGAGGCTCGGTCTTCGCTGCGCTCGCGTTGTGCTTCGGAGAAGCTGTTGCGAATTTCTTTCAGCTTGCCGTTGACCTCTGCAAAGTTGTTTCGGATGGTTTCGTCTACAACCCTGAGAATAGAGTTTTTGAACTCCCATGCAATATCCTCGCTTAGACCACGAATCGCTTGGTTTCTGCGCTCTTCCATCTGCTCACGCTGGCGTGCTTCTTCACGAATACGCTCTTCTTCGGGATCATTCCCGAACATAGAAAACAGTATTTGGCCGGCCTGGACGGCAATGCCGATTGCCGGCACGATCTTATTAACTATCTGCTCACCTATTTTCCCCATGGTGACTGGACCGATACCTTTGAACAGGCTGGGCAGCAGGTCCTTGCCCACCGTCATTGCGCTGACGATATGATCAGGTTTAAGGACTGCCCCAACCTGCCGGATGCCGGCCTCCAGCATATTGAAATCGATACCTGCCTCTTTGTTGGTTATTTCTGTAACTTCATCACTCGATGCCAACTCGAATTCGTGCTGCGGCGCTTTTATCTGTCCGCTTACCCTGATGCTCTCCAGTACATCTTCAAGCATTACCGAGGCTTCAGTAGCCAACCTGCGGAGTTCTACCTCAAGCTCGGAAAATACCTCAGCATTGGAACCCTTTACTAGCTCTGCCACTTTGGTCTGAGCGCTATCCGGATTGTCCGAAATGATGCTGAAGGAGCGTTTTTCTATGAAGGCAGACTTCGCCTCAATAAGCCCCTTCAAACTGGATCGCAAGTGGACCTCGCGTTGAGCAATTTCCGAAAAGAATGTGTCAATCTGCGAAATATAGGCGGAGTCGTTCTGCTTATCGAGCAGATCTAGCGTCTCGTTGAAGAAGGTACTTAACTCCCTGACGAAGCCTTCCACGATATCGCTCTGCCTGACCGAATTCAGGAACTTATACAATTCGCGCTCAAGGTGCGGCAACCCAGAATTGGTTAGCAGATTATCCTTACTCTCCAGTTTAGCCTTCAGGGCGGTCTTGGCATTGACTTCAAGGATTGGAATGGCCTGTAACACCTGCTGCCGGCCCCTTTGTCGGGCCATTTCCTGGAAACGGTGGCGCAGTTCATCCTTGAGTCGCTCGGCGTCTAGCGGTTCCAACCTGTTCTTGCAGTTGAGCACCAGAACAACTTTTTTATTACGTTCAACTAGCTCAAGCAGGGTAGACAGAGTGTTCGCTTCCTCAAGCACTCCAAGCGGATTGACCACGAAGATCACGGCATCGGCCGAATACAGCTGCTCCCGAGTCACCGCTTCATGGCTTTTGGGAGCATCAATACCGGGTGTGTCGAGGATTTCGAATTCACGCCACTGATATTTGCTGATCCTGTCAGTCTCTGGTTTGTCGGCTACCTTGGCTCGGTCGGCCTCACCGAGCAGTGCATTGATTAGAGTGCTTTTGCCAGCATTATAGACACCATAGACCATGATAGAGACATCAGGGGAAGAGCGTTTTACTGCAACCATCTTACGGATCGGGGCTAGCCCAGAGGGATTGTATTTCTCGCATACACCGTCGATGGTTTCGAAGGCGGTGAAGGCTTGGGATAGAGTGCTGTCTTGCATCATTGGTTTACCTGCGCGAGGTTTTCAAGATTATCCATTAGCTCGGTCATGTCGCGGTCTAGAGCACCGCAGTATTCCAGCATGGCCGTGCGAAGTGGGCCGTAGAGCGTATTGACATGTTCATCGAGCAGGCGGGGAAGAATATTCGAGTAGTTTTCTATGGCTGCCTGACGCTGCTCTTCACGATTGTCGCTTACGACTACTTGATGGCGGCCATATTCGGCACTGGCAGAGCGACCGACCATACTGGATGCACTGCCCACTGATGCACCTATCGCGGCCCCCGCAGGACCACCTAAAAGGAAGCCTGCAGCACCCCCTAAAAGGGTTCCGCCCAGTCCCCATAAGCTTTTATTGCCCTCGCGAGTACCAACAAAATACTCTTTCTCTTCAGTAATTTCCCGATACTCGGGAATACCGCTCAGGCGGCTACTGTCGAATGCCTGCTTAAGGCCTTGTTGCTGCCGCTCGCCGATCTTGTTTAAGGCTTCTATAGCCAGCTGGGATATTATCTCGCTTGCCTTCTGACGAAGCGCATTTTCCAGATCAGCGTGTTCGTCAATGAATACCTGATTGATATAGGCTCTCATCTGACTCGATCCTTGAACGCCCAAGCTGCTCAGCTCGCGTTGCAAGTCATCGTTTTGCTTGCCAATGCTATTGGCAAAGCCACTGATAATCTCACGCATACCGGCGAGATCGTCAGCAGTAACGCGGATCGAGTGCCTGAGATTCTCCATCGGCATGTTCAGTTTGATGGACAGAGCTTGGCTAGCACAAATTACTTGTAGTTCGTACATCAACCTGCCCATGCCGCTCTCGGCGATGCCCTCAGGGGTCATGTTGCGCTCTGCATAGCGAGTGGAAATGGGTAGTACCTCTGCCAAGACGCTGGAACTGTTTTGTAACTGTTCCAACTCACCATTAACATACTCAACCTGATCCCGGCGATCCAAAAGATCCTTCATCACCACCATTGTGACCAAGTTGCCTTCCTCATCCTCGTCTTCGTTGGTAGTGTCGCTGCCGGTCAGAAGAACCATGATCTTCTTATTGCTGTTAAGCAGTTCGGTTATCTCCTCCATGTCCGATGCACGCCCCGGTGCTTGCGAGCTCATCGTATAAAGAATTAGATCCGCATGCTCGGCGTACTCCTTGGCGAGGTCACCATTTTTGGCATTAACCGAGTGCAGCCCAGGAGAGTCGACCCATGTCAGGCCTGGAAGTTTGAATCCCTGAATGGAACTAGTGGCCTCGGTTGCATTGACCCGAAATTGTAAGGTTTTCTCAGCCTCTTTATCTTGGTCGCCGCTAGCTACATTAGTTTGCTCGGCAGAAAAATAAGTAGGGCTTAGGGATTTTTCCTTAAGTTCAGGTGTCGGCTCACTATGTCCCCAAGCCATGTAGTTGCCGAGCGAACTCTTACCCGATTTCACCTTACCGTAGATGAACACCAGCAAGGAGTCGCCAAAATCTTTCCGAAACTGGATACCTTTAGAACGAGCAGCGGCTTGCTGCTCCCAGTTATCAAAATTTTTCTCCAGTTGGCCTGAAAGATTGTATGCCAAAGACTGTAACGGATTTTCCGATCCGATCAATTGGACGAATCTTTCGTTTCGTTGCTTCAGCTGTTCGCAAAACCTTTTTCGCAACTGATCAAAATCCGACTCCTTGTTCTTAATGTCGTTTTTTTTGTTATCAAAATCTCTCTGAAGAGCTTTGAACGATGCCATTAACTCAGCTCGGGAAGTGGATTCTTTTTGCATTTTTGATTACTCTTCCCGCTCGATATTGATCTTGATCTTGCTTTTGAGTTGTTGCAGGCGTTCGATGCGATTTGAAGCTGCGCGAGCTTTCTCGCAATCCTCTCGTTCGCCATCACTAAGAGATATATAAACGGACTCCTCGGCTAGCATTAGTGACACCCCAACATTGCCAGTTAGCATTGATGAATAGGAGGGTTTTTTGTCAGATATCGGTTCGTTTCTTGAAGACAAGCTATCAAGCACCCGTAGGTTAGTGAGGAAAGCCTTTATTTCTTTTTGGGTGCAATAGTATTGTGAGGTTTCATCTGTTCTCAGTATTGATATTACTGCTTGGGCATATTCAGAGGTGGCTAGCTCCTTAGACTTAAGGGCTGACTCTAATTTCTTAAGAGTTAACTTTCTTCTAGCTCCTGGTAGCCTAGATTCCATCCTCCCCAAGGAATCATATTCACTCTCACTTTGTACTACTATTTCTAGAGGTTTCCCCAATCCCTCTGCTGAGCGAGCCAAGAGGGTATGTGCATATTCCAGTCGACTTTTCTTGAGGTTTGCCAAGTGAGTTTTGAGGCTCTTGCGTTGACGCTGGCGCTCAGCTTCGCGCTCCTGCTCACGGCGCTCTTCTTCGCCGCAGGTGTACGATGAATCGTCATCGTCGTCAGATACAGCTTTTACGACAGCCGCTGCAGCAGCGACGGCGGCAGCGCCGATCAGCCAAGGTAGTGGCATGAGTATATCCTTCGTTAAATACTATTAATTTTTTTCTGAATAATACTGATTTCATCGCTATGCGAATTAAACTCTTGCCTTAATTTCTCCATTATCTGATTGAAGATGCTTATCTTCTCAATATAAGGTTTCTTTAAGCTTGAAATGAACTGGCGCTCTTCTTCGATGGCTTGCTCCAGCTCTTTCAGCAACTGCGCTTCTCTCACCTGCTGTCGTCTGTAACGAGCGGCTTCAAGCTGATCCTTGATCTCCAGCGATAGCGTATCGAGATATTGTGCCAGGTTAGGGATACCACTCTTTTTTGTCAGAACGGGCTTGCTTTCGGCAATGCCTTTACGATAACGAGTGTTGGAAACTTTAAAGCAGGTAGGTTGGATGCCAATTTGCTCCTGCAGCTGCTCCATAATACGGGAGCTAACACTGTTCATGGCTCCATTTTCATCTTTATCCAACTGGCTAAGGACTATAACTAGGCGCCGATCAATTTCTTCTGTATATACAGCTTTTACTTCAATGAGGAGGTCGATTTCTTCCTGATCGAGCTCGCCTTGTAGCGCATGGACGAAAAGGATGATATCCGCACTGTCCAGCCCCTTGAAGGCTTGTTCACTGTCGTCGTCATCGATGCCGAGCCCGGGAGTGTCGACCAAAATATAATGGTCTGTTTCTAGCTCGCGATTGACGCGAGTAGTGCGTACAGCCCCCGTTTTGAAGAATTCTTGCTCAACATGCCCTGAAAGCATGTTGAGCAAGGAGCTCTTGCCGGCCTTGACCAGACCCCATGCAGCAATACGAGGTTTTTCACCGAGCACAGATACTGCTAACAGATTACTGCAAGCATTTTCCAGCTGTGCCAGCACTTGTTCTCTTTCGCTCATGTGATGTCCTATTTTTAGTTAGGGGCAACTTGGTGGCTTGCATCGCGTTTAGCGGTGTCGAATAGATCCGCCGCAGTCTGTCCAGCTTCCGCCTGATTTCTTCTACCTATACTATGATCATGCACGTGGGTCTGATCGTTAAGAGCCCAATTACTGGTAGAGCAGTCATTCCACCAGTATCCCGAATGCCAGCGTGAGTCCTCTCTTGAGAGATATCATGGCGTTTCCCTGCGCGTGCTAAACAAACATCGGCAGGCAAACTAAAGACTTGAGCGCGATATACAGGCCGCCGCAGCTGCATGGTAGCCACCGGCGGGGTAAATCTGTCTATCTCGCCACCGTCTGACTGAGCCATCCGATGAAGCAGATCTCTTTCGCCCATGTTCTGGTCAAGTCAGAGCGGACACAGTTTCAAGCCGCAACTGCCAGTTCGATTTCCCTCGGCGTCTGATAGGCCAAGGTCGAGTGGAGTCGGCAGCTGTTGTACTCCATCTCGATATAGTCGATCACATCCCGCCGTGCCACCTGGTGACTTGCATACCGCTGGTCGGCCAGCCACTCGCTTTTCAGTGAGCCAAAGAAGCGCTCCATGACGGCATTGTCCCAGCAATTCCCTTTGCGGCTCATCGAGGCTTGGAACCCATGCCGGACCAGCGTGCCCCGGTACTCATGCGACGCGTATTGGCTGCCGCGATCGCTATGATGGAGCAGGCCCCGATGCTAGTCATCAGGGCCACGTCGTCGCCAGTCATAGAAGCCACTCCGACTGACCTGCATAACCCGACACAACACGACCACGGGATAGGTGGCCTTCTCCGACTCGACGAACTGGTATCTCAGCTCGACTCTTTGGCGAAGAAGGCCGCCGCCTTTTTTAAAATATCCTTTTCAATCTGAAGCTTGCGGACTTCTTCACGGAGCTTCTTGAGCTCGGCATCGCGATCGTCCTCCCGCCGCCCCGGGCTGCCGGAGGCCTGCTGACGGTGCTGACGGCACCAGCGATCCAGTACGCTGCGCTCCACGCCCAAGCGCCGGGCGGCCTCCGATACGGAATACCCCTGATCGCTCACCAGGCTCACCGCATCCGCCTTGAACTCATCGGAAAATCGACGTCGAGTCTTCTTTGTCATGAACACCTCCATTGCCTCCATTATGAGGCTTATTGGGGTGTCCGCTCCAATTAGACCAGTTCACCCAGGCAGAACATCAGAACAAGAAGAAGATTACTCGCCGCGAGCGGTTCCTGGCTCAGATGGATGCCTTGGTGCCTTGGCAACGGCTGATCGAGGCGCTATCGCTATCCTACTTCCCGACTCGGCAGGCAAGCGCGGCCGGCCACCCATCGGCCTGGAGCGCATGCTGCGAATCCATTTCTTGCAGCATGCTCGCTGACGAGGCGCTCGAAGACGCTATCTACGACACCCAGGTCATGCGTGACTTCATCGGTATCGATCTGGTGATCGAAAGCGTGCCGGACGCGACCACGCTGCTTCGCTTACGTCACTTGCTGGAGAAGCATGCCCTGACCCATCGGATCTTTGAGGAGATTACGCTTTATGTGAAAAATAGACTCGCAAGCAACGCTCGATGCAGGCCAGCGTGACCATGGCGCGGTAACTTTTCGCCAGCTTGTCGTAGCGCGTACAGAGTCGCCGCTTTTCCTTCATCCAGCCAAACAGGCGCTCTATCTCATTACGACGCCGATAACGCGTGCGTTCGAACAGGCGTGGTAGTCCTGGCTTGGGGCGGTGATGCATTGCCGATGCCGGATAGTCGAGCGCATGCCATACCGGTCGCAGTACTGGCGCAACCCGTCGCTATCGTAACCCCGATCGGCAAGCAGATGGCGGCAACTCTTACGGGGACGCCCGGTAAGGCCCGGCAAGCGAATCTGCTCCATGACGGGAACGAGATAGCGTGAATCGGCATGCTGACCAGGCGATAGCAAGAAGCTCAAGGGCACGCCATTGGTATCGCAAACCAGGTGGATCTTGGTCGTCAGTCCGCCTCGGCTTCGCCCAAGGGCATGGTCTAACGGTTCCTGAGAGCCCCCTTTTTTGCCGCCACCAGCGGCAGAGCGAGTCGCTCGAATCGAGGTGGAATCGGCCATCCAGGTATCGAGGTCCATATAGCCGTCTTCCCGAAGCTTCAGGTGAATGCGTGACAGGATACGTTCGAGTGTGCCGTCATCTCGCCACTGACGGAAGCGCTGGTAGACCGTTT
It encodes the following:
- a CDS encoding ADP-ribosylglycohydrolase family protein — protein: MISERKADETRGRFRGCLLGGAVGDALGASVEFLSPAEILERFGSEGITDYAPIYGGLGRITDDTQMTLFTADGLLRGWAWCH
- a CDS encoding ADP-ribosylglycohydrolase family protein; this translates as MTDVLLEIPAFHCGRYRPWVRGHATTARLWWVTRVAPVGLFGWYFRQSQASEDVFRLGAELGALTHGHPTGQLTAGVFAVLVLSMTDEASLAEALVVPKACLRQEPHHEETLRAILQAEALANTGTPHAEAIAGNLLAVWLGEHSIPAKWMKPLELRDVIAEMAEDLLTFPAWDIDDAVSNEAEYELIWRKYPGFDLQQAPELMIGFRSD
- a CDS encoding YkgJ family cysteine cluster protein — translated: MDRGDGACVHFDEVLKQCQIYAERPDICRVDRQYKKNYRLIMTWNEFVELNQVACKKLQEA
- a CDS encoding GTPase, whose product is MQDSTLSQAFTAFETIDGVCEKYNPSGLAPIRKMVAVKRSSPDVSIMVYGVYNAGKSTLINALLGEADRAKVADKPETDRISKYQWREFEILDTPGIDAPKSHEAVTREQLYSADAVIFVVNPLGVLEEANTLSTLLELVERNKKVVLVLNCKNRLEPLDAERLKDELRHRFQEMARQRGRQQVLQAIPILEVNAKTALKAKLESKDNLLTNSGLPHLERELYKFLNSVRQSDIVEGFVRELSTFFNETLDLLDKQNDSAYISQIDTFFSEIAQREVHLRSSLKGLIEAKSAFIEKRSFSIISDNPDSAQTKVAELVKGSNAEVFSELEVELRRLATEASVMLEDVLESIRVSGQIKAPQHEFELASSDEVTEITNKEAGIDFNMLEAGIRQVGAVLKPDHIVSAMTVGKDLLPSLFKGIGPVTMGKIGEQIVNKIVPAIGIAVQAGQILFSMFGNDPEEERIREEARQREQMEERRNQAIRGLSEDIAWEFKNSILRVVDETIRNNFAEVNGKLKEIRNSFSEAQRERSEDRASLVESLAAVKTYA
- a CDS encoding dynamin family protein yields the protein MQKESTSRAELMASFKALQRDFDNKKNDIKNKESDFDQLRKRFCEQLKQRNERFVQLIGSENPLQSLAYNLSGQLEKNFDNWEQQAAARSKGIQFRKDFGDSLLVFIYGKVKSGKSSLGNYMAWGHSEPTPELKEKSLSPTYFSAEQTNVASGDQDKEAEKTLQFRVNATEATSSIQGFKLPGLTWVDSPGLHSVNAKNGDLAKEYAEHADLILYTMSSQAPGRASDMEEITELLNSNKKIMVLLTGSDTTNEDEDEEGNLVTMVVMKDLLDRRDQVEYVNGELEQLQNSSSVLAEVLPISTRYAERNMTPEGIAESGMGRLMYELQVICASQALSIKLNMPMENLRHSIRVTADDLAGMREIISGFANSIGKQNDDLQRELSSLGVQGSSQMRAYINQVFIDEHADLENALRQKASEIISQLAIEALNKIGERQQQGLKQAFDSSRLSGIPEYREITEEKEYFVGTREGNKSLWGLGGTLLGGAAGFLLGGPAGAAIGASVGSASSMVGRSASAEYGRHQVVVSDNREEQRQAAIENYSNILPRLLDEHVNTLYGPLRTAMLEYCGALDRDMTELMDNLENLAQVNQ
- a CDS encoding GTPase, whose translation is MSEREQVLAQLENACSNLLAVSVLGEKPRIAAWGLVKAGKSSLLNMLSGHVEQEFFKTGAVRTTRVNRELETDHYILVDTPGLGIDDDDSEQAFKGLDSADIILFVHALQGELDQEEIDLLIEVKAVYTEEIDRRLVIVLSQLDKDENGAMNSVSSRIMEQLQEQIGIQPTCFKVSNTRYRKGIAESKPVLTKKSGIPNLAQYLDTLSLEIKDQLEAARYRRQQVREAQLLKELEQAIEEERQFISSLKKPYIEKISIFNQIMEKLRQEFNSHSDEISIIQKKINSI
- a CDS encoding IS5 family transposase (programmed frameshift); this translates as MAERYEISDQGWALIEDIVSPDTPAGRGRPRRDDRQMLNGIFWILCSGAKWRDLPERFGPWKTVYQRFRQWRDDGTLERILSRIHLKLREDGYMDLDTWMADSTSIRATRSAAGGGKKGGSQEPLDHALGRSRGGLTTKIHLVCDTNGVPLSFLLSPGQHADSRYLVPVMEQIRLPGLTGRPRKSCRHLLADRGYDSDGLRQYCDRYGMRSTIRHRPMHHRPKPGLPRLFERTRYRRRNEIERLFGWMKEKRRLCTRYDKLAKSYRAMVTLACIERCLRVYFSHKA